One genomic window of Gemmatimonadota bacterium includes the following:
- a CDS encoding inorganic phosphate transporter — protein sequence MDQSIAFVLVVVVVALIFDFINGFHDSANSIATVVATRVLTPGVAVFWAASFNFLAAFIVGTAVAKTISKGLIDPSIVTPTLLCAALLGAIVWNLLTWWLGLPSSSSHALLGGFAGAALAKAGPSSIILAGWIKPIVGIVLSPLLGMTLGLLLSVTFSWALWKRDARTLDRFFRRAQLVSAGFYSLAHGSNDAQKTMGIIVGLLVASQSLFVGETGLLHHFYLPTADHVPLWVEMAAYSAIAAGTAMGGWRIVKTMGSGITKLQPFGGFCAETGGAITVLLASSLGVPVSTTHTITGAIVGVGASKRLAAVRWGVAGRIVWAWVLTIPCSALVAAIVFWVIG from the coding sequence ATGGATCAATCGATCGCGTTCGTGCTGGTCGTCGTGGTGGTGGCGCTGATCTTCGACTTCATCAACGGCTTCCACGACAGCGCCAACTCCATCGCCACGGTGGTCGCGACCCGCGTCCTCACGCCGGGCGTCGCCGTCTTCTGGGCCGCCTCCTTCAATTTTCTCGCCGCCTTCATCGTCGGCACCGCCGTCGCCAAGACGATCTCGAAGGGACTCATCGACCCGAGCATCGTCACCCCGACGCTGCTCTGCGCGGCGTTGCTGGGGGCGATCGTCTGGAACCTGCTGACGTGGTGGCTGGGACTCCCCTCCTCGTCGTCCCACGCACTGCTGGGCGGCTTCGCGGGGGCGGCGCTGGCCAAGGCCGGCCCGAGCTCGATCATCCTCGCCGGCTGGATCAAGCCGATCGTCGGAATCGTCCTGTCACCGCTGCTCGGAATGACGCTCGGATTGTTGCTGTCGGTGACCTTCTCGTGGGCGCTCTGGAAGCGGGACGCCCGCACGCTCGACCGCTTCTTCCGACGCGCCCAGCTCGTCTCGGCCGGCTTCTACTCGCTCGCCCACGGCTCGAACGATGCCCAGAAGACGATGGGCATCATCGTCGGCCTGCTGGTCGCCTCGCAGTCGCTCTTCGTCGGCGAGACCGGCCTGCTGCACCACTTCTACCTGCCGACGGCCGATCACGTCCCGCTCTGGGTCGAGATGGCCGCCTATTCGGCAATTGCGGCCGGCACCGCCATGGGTGGCTGGCGCATCGTGAAGACGATGGGCAGTGGGATCACCAAGCTGCAGCCCTTCGGCGGCTTCTGCGCCGAGACCGGTGGTGCCATCACCGTCCTGCTGGCCTCGTCGCTCGGCGTCCCGGTGAGCACGACGCACACCATCACCGGCGCGATCGTCGGCGTCGGCGCCTCGAAGCGCCTCGCCGCCGTCCGCTGGGGCGTCGCGGGCCGGATCGTCTGGGCCTGGGTCCTGACCATCCCGTGCAGCGCCCTGGTGGCCGCGATCGTCTTCTGGGTCATCGGCTGA
- a CDS encoding thiamine pyrophosphate-dependent dehydrogenase E1 component subunit alpha — translation MAESSVTTDHTPPDGLTREQLLALYRWMRLTRTLEERLVALYRQTKVVGGLFRSLGQEACAVGSAFALERRDVLSPLIRNLGSMLVKGATPVEILRQYMAKGDSPTRGRELNIHFGDVEERHFVGQISHLGDMVPVMAGVTLTFKLRDEDRVGLVYVGDGATSTGAFHEGINFAAVQRCPLIVVVENNGYAYSTPTCRQTAAAQFVDKAIGYGIPGVRCDGNDVLEVYRVTRDAVARARSGGGVTLLELLTYRRKGHAEHDNQSYVAPGEVEHWAATNDPIDRYIVRLTSEFGFTAADLAEVDAAVALEVDTATDLAEQSPACDGPDALVGVYADPPRMPSLWFRDGVGSAVDAHERPAGWGTHDG, via the coding sequence ATGGCCGAATCCAGCGTCACCACCGACCACACCCCGCCGGACGGCCTCACCCGCGAACAGCTGTTGGCGCTCTATCGCTGGATGCGCCTCACGCGCACCCTCGAGGAGCGCCTGGTCGCGCTCTATCGCCAGACCAAGGTGGTGGGCGGCCTCTTCCGCTCGCTCGGGCAGGAGGCGTGCGCCGTCGGCTCCGCCTTCGCCCTCGAGCGCCGTGACGTCCTCTCGCCGCTGATCCGCAATCTCGGCTCGATGCTCGTGAAGGGCGCGACGCCGGTCGAGATCCTCCGGCAGTACATGGCGAAGGGCGATTCGCCGACGCGTGGCCGCGAACTCAACATCCACTTCGGGGATGTCGAGGAGCGGCACTTCGTCGGCCAGATCTCCCACCTCGGCGACATGGTGCCGGTGATGGCCGGCGTGACGCTGACGTTCAAGCTGCGCGACGAGGACCGCGTCGGACTGGTGTACGTCGGGGACGGCGCGACCAGCACCGGTGCCTTCCACGAAGGGATCAACTTCGCGGCGGTGCAGCGCTGCCCGCTGATCGTGGTGGTCGAGAACAACGGCTACGCCTATTCGACGCCGACCTGCCGGCAGACGGCGGCGGCACAGTTCGTCGACAAGGCGATCGGCTACGGGATTCCGGGCGTGCGCTGCGACGGCAACGATGTGCTCGAGGTCTACCGCGTGACGCGCGACGCCGTCGCGCGCGCGCGCAGTGGCGGGGGCGTCACGCTGCTCGAGTTGTTGACCTATCGCCGGAAGGGGCATGCCGAGCATGACAACCAGAGTTACGTCGCGCCGGGCGAGGTCGAGCACTGGGCGGCGACGAACGATCCGATCGATCGCTACATCGTGCGGCTGACGAGCGAATTCGGCTTCACCGCCGCCGACTTGGCTGAAGTCGACGCCGCCGTGGCGCTCGAGGTCGACACCGCGACGGACCTGGCGGAGCAATCGCCGGCGTGCGACGGGCCCGACGCGCTGGTGGGTGTCTACGCCGACCCGCCGCGGATGCCATCGCTCTGGTTCCGCGATGGGGTCGGGAGCGCGGTCGATGCGCACGAACGCCCCGCGGGCTGGGGGACGCACGATGGCTGA
- a CDS encoding alpha-ketoacid dehydrogenase subunit beta, producing the protein MAEITFLEAIREGIAEEMERDPSVFLLGEDIGGFGGAFKVTDGLQARFGEKRVIDTPISEAGIVGAAAGAAHYGMRPVVEMQFIDFISCAYDMLTNYVATARYRAFLPCPMVVRGPSGGYVRGGPFHSQNPEAAFLHTPGLKIAYPATAEDAKGLIKSAIRDADPVLFFEHKYLYRRIKGTMPAGDHLVPFGKARVAREGKDLTIVTYAATVWKALEAAEQLAAEDGLSVEVLDLRTLLPMDHEAIVASVKKTNRVLIVHEDTVTGGVAGEITAQISERCFEWLDAPIRRVAAHDVPLPYAPPLEDFVLPQTSDIVRASRWLAAY; encoded by the coding sequence ATGGCTGAGATCACTTTCCTCGAGGCCATTCGCGAGGGGATCGCCGAGGAGATGGAGCGCGATCCGTCGGTCTTCCTCCTCGGGGAGGACATCGGCGGCTTCGGCGGTGCGTTCAAGGTGACCGACGGGCTGCAGGCGCGCTTCGGTGAGAAGCGCGTCATCGACACGCCGATCTCCGAGGCGGGGATCGTCGGGGCGGCGGCCGGCGCAGCCCACTACGGCATGCGGCCGGTGGTGGAGATGCAGTTCATCGACTTCATCTCCTGCGCCTACGACATGCTCACCAACTACGTCGCGACGGCGCGCTATCGCGCCTTCCTGCCGTGCCCGATGGTGGTCCGCGGTCCGTCCGGCGGGTACGTCCGCGGCGGCCCGTTCCACTCGCAGAACCCGGAAGCGGCGTTTCTCCACACGCCGGGGCTCAAGATCGCCTACCCGGCGACGGCCGAGGATGCCAAGGGGTTGATCAAGTCGGCGATCCGCGACGCCGACCCGGTACTCTTCTTCGAGCACAAGTACCTCTACCGGCGGATCAAGGGGACCATGCCCGCGGGCGACCACCTGGTCCCGTTCGGGAAGGCCCGAGTGGCCCGGGAAGGGAAGGATCTGACCATCGTGACCTATGCGGCCACGGTCTGGAAGGCGCTGGAGGCGGCCGAGCAGCTGGCGGCGGAGGATGGCCTCTCGGTGGAGGTGCTCGACCTCCGGACCTTGCTTCCGATGGACCACGAGGCGATTGTCGCCTCGGTGAAGAAGACCAACCGCGTGCTGATCGTGCACGAGGACACCGTGACCGGCGGCGTGGCGGGCGAGATCACGGCGCAGATCAGTGAACGCTGCTTTGAATGGCTGGATGCACCGATCCGCCGCGTCGCGGCCCATGACGTGCCCCTGCCGTATGCGCCACCGCTGGAGGACTTCGTCCTCCCGCAGACATCGGACATCGTGCGCGCGAGCCGGTGGCTCGCCGCCTACTGA